The Paenibacillus mucilaginosus 3016 genome includes the window CGTAGTATCATTTTTTAAACCGGGCGGCCCGCTTGCGGATTGAAAAAGGACCCGTCGATCCGTTCCGCAGCAACTTCTGCAGACCGGTTCTCAGGATCCTGTACAAAAGGATTCACTTCACGTTCTCCGCCGCCCCGGCCTGCTCGAGATACTCCAGGCCCCAACGTTTCATCTCCTGAATCAGAGGCTCAAGGCGCCTGCCCATCGGGGTCAGGGAGTACTCCACCTTGGGCGGTACCTGCTGGTGCACTTCGCGGTGCAGAACCCCTTCCTGCTCCAGCTCTCTAAGCTGAAGCGTGAGCATCTTCTGTGTAACGGACGGAAGGGCCCGCCGCAGCTCCTGGAACCGCTTGGGGCCTTCCAGCAGCTCATACAGGATGATCCCTTTCCATTTGCCCCCGATGATACTCAGAGTAATCTCGACCGGACAGCCTTCCAGCGGCCTGCAGACCTGGCCTTCCTTCAACCGGTGTCTCATTCGGACACCCCCTCCTCCCCATTGTCTTCCTTTTATTTCACCTTCATTACCTTCAGGTTCCTATGTGACTTCAAAGTGCGTACTTCTCTATTTTTCTCCTGTGATCCATACTGTGGAAGAAAACAACAAACAAAGGAGTGGACCTGACCATGAAGCTCAAGGAAGGATCTGTACGCAAGACCGCTCTGGTCGTAGGAGCAAACGGCGTCATCGGACGGAACCTGATCGAATACCTGAAGGAACTGCCCGACTGGGACATCATCGGCTTGTCGAGACGCGGCGGAGAGGCGCAAGGCCGGGTCCGCTACATCCCCGTCGACCTGCTCGACGCAGGGGATACCCGGGAGAAGCTGGGCGGACTGACCGACGTAACGCATATCTTCTATGCCGCTTATCAGGATCGTCCCACGTGGGCGGAGCTCGTGGCGCCCAATCTGGCGATGCTCGTCCATGTCGTTGACGCCGTCGAGCCGGCCGCCCCCCATCTTCAGCATGTCAGCTTGATGCAGGGATACAAGGTGTATGGCGCGCACCTGGGGCCCTTCAAAACACCTGCCCGCGAAACCGACGCCTATCACATGCCGCCGGAGTTCAATGTCGACCAGCAGCAGTTCCTCGAGCAGCGGCAGCGGGGCAAGAACTGGTCCTGGTCGGCCATACGGCCCTCGGTCGTCTGCGGCTTTGCTCTCGGCAATCCCATGAACCTGGCCATGGTGATTGCAGTCTATGCGTCCATGTCAAAGGAGCTCGGCCTGCCGCTCCGGTTTCCCGGCAAGCCGGGCGCTTACAACAGCCTGCTCGAGATGACGGATGCCGGGCTGCTGGCCCGGGCGACCGTCTGGGCGGCAACCGACGAACGGTGCGCCAACCAGGCGTTCAATATCAACAATGGCGACCTCTTCCGTTGGAATGAGCTGTGGCCCAAGATTGCAGCGAACTTCGGTCTGGAGACGGCGCCTCCCCTCCAGATGTCACTCGAAACCGTGATGGCGGACAAAGAACCGCTGTGGAACAGCATGGTAACCAAGTATGGCCTCATGAACAACAGCTATCAGGAAGTGTCTTCATGGCGCTTCGGCGATTTTTTCTTCTCCTGGGATTATGACTTTTTCGCTGACGGAACCAAAGCCCGCCGGTTCGGATTCCACGAATACGTCGACACGGAGGCGATGTTCCTCGGCATCTTCGATGACCTGCGCCGCCGCAGGGTGATCCCCTGACCGATTGAGCTAAGACAGACCGGCCTCCGCTCCTGGAGACCGGTCTGATTCAGTTTGCGCCGGCAGCGCCGCCTTCATGAATAACCCTGGCGTTCGGACCATACACCCGCTCGATATGCGTATCTCCCCACCGGCACATGAGGTGGAGAATCTCCTTCAGGCTCCAGCCATAATCGGTCAGCCCGTACTCCACCTTCGGCGGAACCTGATCATGCGTAATCCGGAGAACGACACCGTCCTCCTCCAGCTCCCTGAGCTGCTGCGTCAGCACCTTCTGGGTCACGGCGGGCATCAGCTTCAGCAGCTCGCCGTTGCGTTTCTTGCCGAAGGTGAGATGGAACAGGATGACGGGCTTCCACTTGCCTCCCATCACTTCCAGCGTCGCTTCGACGGCCGTATTGTACGTTTTTACCCCTTCGGTCACAGGACTTCTCCTCCCCTCTTCATCCCTACCTTACCGTCTTGAGCCCGGAGCTGCAAGCCCATGTCATAGATGAAAAAACAATAAAAAAAAAGAGAGTCCGCCTTACGACTCTCTCTTCCACCCTAACGGCCAAGCTGCAGCAGCTCCCGGATCTTCGCCGCAATCCGCACGTCCGCCTTCCCGTCTCCCTGCTCGCCGCCCAGCCGGTTGGTCAAGACCGCCACCGCCAGCCCCGCCGAAGGATCGGCGAACCCGATGATGCCTCCCATGCCGGCATGCCCGAAAGCATCGGAGCCGCTCCCCATCGCCGAGGGCTGCTCCGGATCCCCCAGCGCATACCCAAGCGCCATCGGGTGGCGGCCTCCCATCACCTCGTCATCCTGATGGTGCTGCAGACGGGTCGCTTCTTCCGTCCGCTCCAGGCTGAGCAGGCGCACGCCGTCCACGCCTTCCCCGATCAGGGAAGCGTACATGCGGGCCAGCGCCTCCGCTGTCATGACGGCGCCCACCGCCGGGACACCGGCGCGGTGAAACAAGGGTTCGTTCCACTCGGGATTGTGAACCGGCATCACGCTTACCGGCAGAACCCGCTTCAGCAGCAGCTCCTCCGGCAGGCTGACCAACTGCTGAACATCCCCGCTGATCCGGGCGATGCGCGG containing:
- a CDS encoding winged helix-turn-helix transcriptional regulator encodes the protein MRHRLKEGQVCRPLEGCPVEITLSIIGGKWKGIILYELLEGPKRFQELRRALPSVTQKMLTLQLRELEQEGVLHREVHQQVPPKVEYSLTPMGRRLEPLIQEMKRWGLEYLEQAGAAENVK
- a CDS encoding SDR family oxidoreductase, with product MKLKEGSVRKTALVVGANGVIGRNLIEYLKELPDWDIIGLSRRGGEAQGRVRYIPVDLLDAGDTREKLGGLTDVTHIFYAAYQDRPTWAELVAPNLAMLVHVVDAVEPAAPHLQHVSLMQGYKVYGAHLGPFKTPARETDAYHMPPEFNVDQQQFLEQRQRGKNWSWSAIRPSVVCGFALGNPMNLAMVIAVYASMSKELGLPLRFPGKPGAYNSLLEMTDAGLLARATVWAATDERCANQAFNINNGDLFRWNELWPKIAANFGLETAPPLQMSLETVMADKEPLWNSMVTKYGLMNNSYQEVSSWRFGDFFFSWDYDFFADGTKARRFGFHEYVDTEAMFLGIFDDLRRRRVIP
- a CDS encoding winged helix-turn-helix transcriptional regulator; protein product: MTEGVKTYNTAVEATLEVMGGKWKPVILFHLTFGKKRNGELLKLMPAVTQKVLTQQLRELEEDGVVLRITHDQVPPKVEYGLTDYGWSLKEILHLMCRWGDTHIERVYGPNARVIHEGGAAGAN